The Rhodoligotrophos appendicifer genome includes a region encoding these proteins:
- a CDS encoding class I SAM-dependent methyltransferase, whose translation MPALLWQRRIKGWQGASNDMVNIHIHHFTASGAVVDAEAMEVFQAQWTIYQKLVDSDVLSHRAVGRILHDHLVERFSAPFSFLDIACGDASLTKAALSGTRVSHYHGIDLAAPAIDLAAANLANEPYEVDLDHRDFVEAMADRPAHADAAWCGLSLHHLVTEQKLDLLREIRTAIGDGGLFMIYEPTLASGETREDYLARTYQIINRRWDGLSSSELQQIWQHIQSNDLPESPESWLRLGREAGFSNASELFTDPTDLYRMFRYEA comes from the coding sequence ATGCCGGCGCTGCTTTGGCAGCGTCGGATCAAGGGCTGGCAGGGGGCAAGCAACGACATGGTCAATATCCACATTCATCATTTTACCGCCAGCGGTGCAGTCGTCGATGCCGAAGCGATGGAAGTGTTTCAGGCGCAATGGACGATCTATCAGAAGCTTGTCGATAGCGACGTCCTCAGTCACCGCGCTGTCGGCCGCATTTTGCACGATCATTTGGTCGAGCGATTTTCGGCGCCCTTCTCCTTTCTCGATATCGCCTGTGGCGACGCGAGCCTCACGAAGGCGGCGCTGTCCGGCACCCGGGTCAGCCACTATCACGGCATCGACCTCGCGGCACCGGCGATCGATCTTGCAGCGGCCAATCTTGCAAACGAGCCCTATGAGGTCGATCTCGACCATCGGGACTTCGTCGAAGCCATGGCCGATCGCCCCGCCCATGCCGATGCTGCGTGGTGCGGTCTTTCACTTCATCACTTGGTGACCGAGCAAAAGCTCGACCTCCTGCGCGAGATCCGCACTGCGATCGGCGACGGAGGTCTGTTCATGATCTATGAACCCACTCTCGCCTCGGGCGAGACGCGCGAGGACTATCTGGCCCGGACGTATCAGATCATCAATCGCAGATGGGATGGATTGTCGTCCTCTGAACTCCAGCAGATCTGGCAGCATATTCAATCGAACGACCTGCCGGAATCACCCGAATCTTGGCTTCGCCTGGGTCGAGAGGCGGGGTTCTCGAACGCGTCCGAACTGTTTACCGATCCAACCGATCTCTACCGGATGTTCCGCTACGAGGCGTGA
- a CDS encoding acetyl-CoA acetyltransferase: MTSLRGKTAIVGLGYAGLGSSPGWSPIELAAMAAERALADAGLALKDVDGLCASTFYHFFPTLSMAEQLRISPKWSNADMVGGSTFLSHVLQSALAIDAGLCETVLILYGSNARSSRDIYGLIDLHPLQALYAPSMPVSAYAMAAARHMHLYGTTRSQMAEVAVAARRWAQGNPDAALRDPLTIADVLASPMVSDPLSRLDCCLVSDGGGALVMTSAARARDLKQPPVYLLGAGMAHSHRDISQMAELTRTGAVESGARAFEMAGLSPSDVDVAELYDAFTILPILFLEDLGFCEKGEGGPFVADGAIGPGGRLPVNTGGGGLSFVHPGMFGLFAILEACVQLRGQGGARQVPGTPEIALAHGNGGYFSHQATTIFGTAATVS, from the coding sequence ATGACATCGTTGCGTGGCAAGACAGCCATCGTCGGCCTGGGCTATGCCGGGCTTGGCTCCTCTCCCGGCTGGTCGCCGATCGAACTTGCGGCCATGGCAGCCGAGCGCGCCTTGGCCGATGCAGGCCTTGCGCTGAAGGATGTGGACGGGCTGTGCGCCAGCACCTTCTATCACTTCTTTCCCACCCTCTCCATGGCCGAGCAGTTGCGGATCAGCCCCAAATGGTCGAATGCCGACATGGTGGGAGGATCGACATTCTTGTCGCATGTGCTGCAGTCGGCCTTGGCGATCGATGCCGGGCTGTGCGAGACGGTTCTCATCCTCTATGGCAGCAATGCCCGCAGCTCACGGGACATCTACGGATTGATCGACCTGCATCCGCTGCAGGCTCTCTATGCGCCGTCGATGCCGGTGAGCGCCTATGCGATGGCGGCTGCGCGCCATATGCATCTCTATGGCACGACACGATCCCAGATGGCGGAGGTGGCGGTCGCCGCGCGCCGGTGGGCTCAGGGGAACCCGGATGCCGCCCTACGCGATCCCCTCACCATTGCCGATGTGCTCGCTTCGCCGATGGTCAGCGATCCCCTGTCGCGGCTCGATTGCTGTCTCGTCTCCGATGGGGGCGGCGCGCTGGTGATGACCTCGGCAGCCCGTGCCCGCGACCTGAAGCAGCCACCCGTCTATCTGCTCGGTGCAGGAATGGCCCACAGCCACCGGGACATCTCGCAGATGGCGGAATTGACGCGGACGGGAGCTGTGGAAAGCGGTGCTCGTGCCTTCGAGATGGCCGGCCTTTCGCCTTCGGATGTCGATGTTGCCGAGCTCTATGACGCCTTCACCATCTTGCCGATCCTCTTCCTGGAGGATCTCGGCTTCTGCGAGAAGGGCGAGGGCGGGCCTTTCGTCGCCGATGGCGCAATCGGCCCCGGGGGCCGGCTGCCCGTCAACACCGGTGGCGGCGGCCTCTCCTTCGTGCATCCGGGGATGTTCGGCCTCTTTGCCATATTGGAAGCCTGCGTTCAGCTCAGAGGACAAGGCGGTGCGCGCCAAGTGCCGGGGACACCGGAAATTGCCCTGGCGCACGGGAATGGCGGATATTTCTCCCATCAAGCAACCACGATCTTCGGAACCGCGGCCACGGTCTCCTGA